In Streptomyces alboniger, the following are encoded in one genomic region:
- a CDS encoding DUF2637 domain-containing protein, which yields MTEDRITQRTITAVMIVIAALAFVFSFGNVWSLALRLGVPAPIAPLIAPMVDLSVVGLLVALRYLSLRGIPPEQTTAATRLMHVSGLLTLALNVAEPIAAKHYGRAAVDAVAPLLLLGWGAVGPQLLRCFHAVANEPAAPATEPPTVPVPAPTPAAPTVDQAPAPSRPEPSTTPAPAAPALKVPEPLLTEARSIAASHCAEHGEPITAAQLKMRLAIGLPMATALHAAL from the coding sequence ATGACTGAGGACCGCATCACTCAGCGCACCATCACAGCCGTGATGATCGTGATCGCCGCCCTGGCGTTCGTCTTCTCCTTCGGCAACGTCTGGTCCCTGGCCCTGCGCCTGGGCGTCCCCGCCCCCATCGCCCCGCTCATCGCACCGATGGTGGACCTCTCCGTGGTCGGCCTCCTCGTAGCCCTGCGCTATCTCTCCCTGCGCGGCATCCCGCCCGAGCAGACGACGGCCGCCACCCGCCTCATGCACGTCTCCGGCCTGCTGACCTTGGCCCTCAACGTCGCCGAACCCATCGCAGCCAAGCACTACGGTCGTGCCGCTGTCGACGCCGTGGCCCCGCTACTGCTCCTCGGCTGGGGAGCCGTCGGCCCGCAGCTCCTCCGCTGCTTCCACGCAGTCGCGAACGAGCCCGCCGCGCCAGCCACGGAACCCCCGACGGTTCCCGTCCCGGCGCCCACGCCTGCGGCCCCCACTGTCGACCAGGCACCCGCGCCCAGTCGGCCCGAGCCCTCGACCACGCCCGCACCGGCCGCTCCCGCGCTGAAGGTCCCCGAACCGCTGCTGACCGAAGCGCGCTCCATCGCCGCATCGCATTGTGCCGAGCACGGCGAGCCCATCACTGCGGCTCAGCTCAAGATGCGCCTGGCCATCGGGCTGCCCATGGCCACTGCCCTCCACGCGGCCCTGTAA
- a CDS encoding tyrosine-type recombinase/integrase → MTYDVRVYSIETRPDRPKPYRVRWLVGPQKHSKSYTLKAQADGRRSELMASLRKGDQFDVETGLPTSELRALHGSVTWYEHTRSYIDRRWDRLPAKSRRNDADALATITPALVKTTVGRPPARALRTALYGWAYNKSRWDQEHPTEVADALRWVEKNSVPVSALEDPGTIRLALDALSTLLDGSPAAGRTANRKRACLSDVLGLAVERRYFSVPVNPLTTVKWTPPKSAEEVDPASVANPRQVQKLLEAVRAQGDRGAHLEAFFGCLYYAAMRPAEAVGLTASQCHLPKHGWGRLTLRGGIVHAGHGWTDDDRAHQHRHLKARAARDSRVVPIPPHFVAMLRWHLARFGAAPDGRLFRTSRGGVIQDTGYGEVWAEARSTALSPIEVASPLARRPYDLRCAGVSFWLFSGVDPMEVARRAGHSVAVLLRVYAKVLAQAQERANRQIEAGLREWHGSDSSPGGRLGDTR, encoded by the coding sequence CTGACCTACGACGTGCGTGTCTACAGCATCGAGACGCGTCCCGACCGCCCCAAGCCCTACCGCGTTCGCTGGCTGGTCGGCCCGCAGAAGCACTCCAAGAGCTACACCCTTAAGGCTCAGGCAGACGGTCGTCGCTCCGAGCTGATGGCCTCCCTGCGCAAGGGCGACCAGTTTGACGTCGAGACGGGCTTGCCCACCTCCGAACTCCGGGCGTTGCACGGGTCCGTGACCTGGTACGAGCACACACGCTCGTACATCGACCGCAGGTGGGACCGCCTCCCTGCGAAGTCCCGCCGGAACGACGCGGACGCCCTGGCCACCATCACCCCCGCCCTGGTGAAGACGACCGTGGGCCGGCCGCCCGCTCGCGCGCTCCGCACGGCCCTGTACGGGTGGGCGTACAACAAGAGCCGCTGGGATCAGGAGCACCCCACGGAGGTCGCGGACGCGCTGCGCTGGGTGGAGAAGAACTCCGTACCCGTCTCGGCGCTGGAAGACCCCGGGACGATTCGGTTGGCGCTGGACGCTCTGTCGACACTGCTTGATGGCTCTCCTGCGGCCGGACGTACGGCCAACCGCAAGCGGGCCTGTCTCAGCGACGTACTCGGGCTCGCGGTGGAACGGCGGTACTTCAGCGTTCCCGTGAATCCGCTGACCACGGTGAAGTGGACGCCTCCGAAGTCAGCGGAGGAGGTTGACCCTGCGAGCGTCGCCAACCCTCGGCAGGTTCAGAAGCTGCTCGAAGCCGTGCGCGCACAGGGCGACCGTGGCGCCCATCTCGAAGCCTTCTTCGGGTGCCTCTACTACGCCGCCATGCGCCCCGCTGAAGCCGTAGGTCTGACTGCGTCGCAGTGCCACCTTCCCAAGCATGGATGGGGTCGGCTCACGCTTCGTGGCGGCATCGTCCACGCGGGCCACGGCTGGACGGACGACGACCGGGCCCACCAACATCGCCATCTGAAGGCACGAGCAGCTCGGGACTCGCGGGTGGTCCCGATTCCGCCGCACTTCGTGGCCATGCTCCGGTGGCACCTCGCGCGCTTCGGCGCGGCTCCGGACGGGCGGCTCTTTCGAACGAGTCGCGGCGGCGTGATTCAGGACACAGGCTACGGCGAGGTCTGGGCAGAAGCCCGGAGCACCGCCCTCTCCCCCATTGAGGTGGCGTCCCCGCTCGCTCGTCGCCCGTACGACCTTCGGTGTGCCGGGGTCTCCTTCTGGCTCTTCTCCGGGGTCGATCCGATGGAGGTCGCCCGTCGGGCCGGGCACTCCGTGGCCGTCCTCCTCCGGGTCTACGCGAAGGTCCTGGCGCAAGCGCAGGAGCGAGCGAACCGCCAGATAGAGGCTGGCCTGCGGGAATGGCACGGAAGCGACTCATCCCCCGGGGGACGCCTGGGGGACACGCGCTGA
- a CDS encoding helix-turn-helix transcriptional regulator, translating into MSATRDPKLTLVEALDELGMSRAAFYRLRARGKAPRLLKLPNGQIRIRRSDLDSWWDTCEVSAC; encoded by the coding sequence GTGAGCGCCACCCGAGACCCCAAACTCACCCTCGTGGAAGCGCTCGACGAGCTCGGCATGTCGCGGGCGGCCTTCTACCGGCTACGCGCACGCGGCAAAGCACCCCGACTCCTGAAGCTGCCCAACGGCCAGATACGCATCCGCCGCTCCGACCTCGACTCGTGGTGGGACACCTGCGAGGTATCCGCGTGCTGA
- a CDS encoding replication initiator, whose translation MRHHLDLHHVLSPGLRDLIALANTDNFGRVTEQVRELRGCTNPVNLHGWTVTTDQATKEVVRSYRSEDEPTGRLLTTCGNRRSSRCPACSRVYAADTYHLIKAGLSGGKNVAESVRDHPRAFVTLTAPSFGPVHNRKTDPAGKPRPCACGTHHTEDAPELGTPLHPSTYDYTGAVLWNAHAGQLWARFTIYLRRALAAHLGMTQEALRTGLRISFAKVAEYQKRGLVHFHAVIRFDGPSGHTSTPPPWATFDALNVAVGLAVRRTRLTVESDAIGERIMTWGERFKVDPITALGDGELTDAKVAGYVAKYATKNAEGAGTVDRTLLCRPCKGRGYVRGPDGFLDLCSDCDGTGQAERIKALPVQHHARQMIRTAWDLGHLPEFAHLKLWKWAHMLGFRGHFSSKSRAYSTTLGALRDVRRAWRLATARAHRGLPDEEPTTLVTDSAWTFLGTGYRPGEELLAAHVRHDQALKQRAKTEGDPWL comes from the coding sequence ATGCGCCACCACCTCGACCTGCACCACGTGCTCAGCCCCGGCCTGCGGGACCTGATCGCCCTGGCCAACACCGACAACTTCGGCCGCGTCACCGAACAGGTCCGCGAGCTGCGCGGCTGCACCAACCCCGTCAACCTTCACGGCTGGACAGTCACCACCGACCAGGCAACCAAGGAAGTCGTCCGCTCCTACCGCTCCGAGGACGAACCGACCGGACGCCTCCTCACCACCTGCGGCAACCGCCGCTCCTCGCGCTGCCCCGCCTGCTCCCGGGTGTACGCCGCCGACACCTACCACCTGATCAAAGCCGGACTCTCCGGCGGCAAGAACGTCGCCGAAAGCGTCCGCGACCACCCCCGCGCCTTCGTCACCCTCACCGCCCCCTCCTTCGGCCCCGTCCACAACCGCAAGACCGACCCGGCAGGCAAGCCCCGCCCCTGCGCCTGCGGCACCCACCACACCGAAGACGCCCCAGAACTCGGCACACCGCTGCACCCGTCCACCTACGACTACACCGGCGCCGTGCTCTGGAACGCCCACGCAGGACAGCTCTGGGCACGCTTCACGATCTACCTCCGCCGAGCCCTCGCCGCCCACCTCGGCATGACACAAGAAGCCCTACGAACCGGCCTGCGTATCTCCTTCGCGAAGGTCGCCGAGTACCAAAAACGCGGCCTGGTCCACTTCCACGCCGTGATCCGCTTCGACGGCCCCAGCGGCCACACGAGCACCCCGCCCCCATGGGCCACCTTCGACGCCCTGAACGTCGCCGTCGGCCTGGCCGTCCGCCGCACTCGGCTCACCGTAGAGTCCGACGCCATCGGCGAACGGATCATGACCTGGGGCGAACGATTCAAGGTCGACCCCATCACCGCCCTCGGCGACGGCGAACTGACCGACGCCAAAGTCGCCGGATACGTCGCCAAGTACGCCACCAAGAACGCCGAAGGCGCGGGCACCGTGGACCGCACTCTCCTGTGCCGCCCCTGCAAGGGACGCGGCTACGTACGCGGTCCGGACGGCTTCCTCGACCTGTGCTCCGACTGCGACGGGACCGGACAGGCCGAACGCATCAAGGCCCTCCCCGTCCAGCACCACGCCCGCCAGATGATCCGCACTGCCTGGGACCTCGGCCACCTGCCGGAGTTCGCCCACCTCAAGCTCTGGAAGTGGGCCCACATGCTCGGCTTCCGCGGCCACTTCTCCAGCAAGTCCCGCGCCTACTCCACCACCCTCGGCGCCCTGCGCGACGTACGCCGGGCCTGGCGCCTCGCCACCGCCCGCGCCCACCGCGGCCTCCCCGACGAAGAGCCCACCACCCTGGTCACCGACTCCGCCTGGACCTTCCTCGGCACCGGCTACCGCCCCGGCGAAGAACTCCTCGCCGCCCACGTCCGCCACGACCAAGCACTCAAGCAACGCGCCAAGACGGAAGGAGACCCGTGGCTGTGA